From a region of the Triticum aestivum cultivar Chinese Spring chromosome 7D, IWGSC CS RefSeq v2.1, whole genome shotgun sequence genome:
- the LOC123165090 gene encoding uncharacterized protein, protein MMASSSGQPAKPGKSVGEEFVDHRLLSRNVRYPDSKNLPRPLDMAAYFEDDPPCQTTHCTNVAVEQHNKKQKGGKLKIKRAVGVHSNMFVLDQNDPVSYWHVYFKGHDGRRRRRYRYFAELSGVKGPELLTFCEVVDKANVVYCPHCFGGIYHPPTTESGSASDRRLNSVALGEAIRGPGRKRKEAVSSIDSIQA, encoded by the exons ATGATGGCATCTTCATCAG GTCAACCTGCGAAGCCTGGGAAGAG tgttggtgagGAGTTCGTTGATCATCGACTGCTCAGTCGAAATGTTCGTTATCCTGATTCAAAAAATTTGCCAAGACCCCTGGACATGGCGGCATACTTCGAGGATGATCCTCCCTGTCAAACAACACACTGCACTAATGTGGCAGTTGAGCAGCACAATAAAAAACAG AAGGGTGGTAAGCTAAAGATAAAGCGTGCTGTTGGAGTTCATAGCAACATGTTCGTTTTGGACCAGAATGACCCAGTGAGTTATTGGCATGTTTACTTCAAAGGGCACGATGGGAGAAGAAGAAGACGGTACAGGTACTTTGCCGAGTTGAGCGGGGTAAAAGGGCCTGAGTTGCTGACATTTTGCGAAGTCGTGGATAAAG CTAATGTTGTGTACTGCCCGCACTGCTTTGGAGGAATATATCACCCCCCAACCACAGAATCCGGTTCAGCGTCGGATCGTAGGCTGAACAGTGTAGCATTGGGTGAAGCTATACGTGGCCCCGGCAGAAAGAGAAAGGAGGCTGTCAGCTCCATTGATTCGATTCAGGCCTAG
- the LOC123171474 gene encoding uncharacterized protein, giving the protein MDAGRDQRAQSTHQAVLDAYGASLFGSQKHRGGGQDTQQQQWLTSGAWNQGLHHTHPWMQNQMLPHASMNRTQGNALNIPVSAAMYGIFNSQCNTQVNLPVNLGPHTSVGDSNLVCTALQPPANKVAYEAPMSYTQLLLAAEEEGARYASSQSQEDCLVRTENDMYMITGRYSRSSEDPLQAHTGGGAQHISGVDDQHDIDLEPFVDNRFSESLNDLNWDNEMQTEAGGNKNGSMVSNEIASDNDSDSEDDLSPVVVAKSL; this is encoded by the exons ATGGATGCAGGAAGAGATCAGAGGGCACAAAGCACTCACCAGG CTGTTCTTGATGCTTATGGAGCTTCTCTGTTTGGTTCTCAG AAACACAGGGGGGGGGGGCAAGATACCCAGCAGCAACAGtggctgacttctggtgcttggaACCAAGGGCTGCATCATACACACCCCTGGATGCAAAATCAGATGCTTCCTCATGCTTCTATGAACAGAACACAAGGGAATGCCCTGAACATTCCAGTGAGTGCAGCTATGTATGGTATCTTCAATAGTCAATGCAATACACAG GTAAACTTGCCTGTGAACCTGGGTCCACATACTTCAGTGGGTGACTCCAACCTAGTGTGTACTGCGCTCCAACCCCCT GCAAACAAAGTCGCTTATGAAGCCCCCATGTCATACACGCAACTCCTACTTGCTGCTGAAGAAGAG GGTGCTAGATATGCATCCTCACAATCGCAAGAAGATTGCCTTGTTCGTACTGAG AATGATATGTACATGATAACTGGGCGATACAGTAGATCTTCAGAAGATCCATTACAAGCACACACTGGGGGTGGAGCTCAGCATATATCTGGAGTCGATGACCAGCATGATATAGATCTTGAACCTTTTGTTGACAACCGATTTTCAGAAAGCTTGAATGATTTGAACTGGGACAATGAAATGCAGACAGAAGCAGGAGGAAACAAAAACGGCTCTATGGTGTCAAATGAGATTGCTTCTGACAATGATTCTGATTCCGAGGATGATCTTTCTCCAGTCGTTGTTGCAAAAAGCCTCTGA
- the LOC123171473 gene encoding protein FAR1-RELATED SEQUENCE 5-like, which translates to MVFDTDDAAYNFYNEYASIAGFSVIKASRYCGKKQGGSAATRVTFKCNRSGRVIDEEEQENRKKKRRDTRQQKTGQEPYRNARKKKANTIAITGCKAQLIVTKKDEKWVIKTINLEHNHDLSPHTEVKYLRSHNYMTDEEKLLIRTFNAVKLQTRQIIAILSYLRGGNTPYTKKHVSNVRTAIGKESNQNDMMQVLTYFRKRQAEDPQFYYAFKTTKVSDDASKVLCIFWADGYSRKMYELYGDCLSFDTTFKTNRYNLPFAPFVGVTGHGQNYLFACSMIENETADTFQWLFETFLHCMGGKSPSTIITDEDAGMKTAIPLVFPHICHRRCLFHIKKKAEEKCTRTFAANKTLHDDFSDIIHNSLTVAEFEQLWTEMIEKYNIGHVKYFQIMWKKRKRFVPVYFKTDFFPFIHSTARSEGTNAIFKDNITSTHNVISFLQEYQKISETIQDKERQQDSITRTTSPTFWVRSELEIQAAKMYNRNIFYRFQKQIKFVLNLHVEEVERNVKYEVYKTPMLAEKDFRTRRFVVIVNLQQQLFSCICGKFQKDGIVCCHVLRVLSHLNMSVLPEKYYIDRWRPKNTKDIRDIRFNVPLELTAGSQHLRYTLLSNRLNEMASDGASTNRKYLYVVAECERVQQRLDEMTKEDELAEAQQANVDKDTTETDAAPHPDGYGDKLQDPDVAVSKGRPQKGRYKTFMESLASKQKVTCSRCGKPDHYKSSCTASTEDVNLAQREKVSRKQTSASSGTSTGKQPAGANPRRKARKEK; encoded by the exons ATGGTCTTTGATACGGATGATGCAGCTTACAACTTTTACAATGAGTATGCCTCAATTGCTGGTTTTTCTGTGATTAAAGCATCTCGCTATTGTGGCAAGAAACAAGGAGGCAGTGCAGCAACTCGGGTAACTTTCAAGTGCAATCGGTCAGGAAGAGTAATTGATGAAGAAGAACAAGAGAATAGGAAGAAGAAACGACGTGACACAAGGCAACAGAAGACAGGACAAGAGCCCTATCGCAACGCAAGGAAGAAAAAAGCAAACACCATTGCAATAACAGGGTGTAAAGCTCAGCTTATTGTCACCAAGAAGGATGAGAAGTGGGTGATAAAAACCATAAACCTAGAGCACAACCATGATTTGAGTCCTCACACAGAAGTGAAATACCTTCGTTCTCATAACTACATGACAGACGAGGAGAAGCTCCTAATCCGAACTTTCAATGCTGTGAAGCTACAAACAAGACAAATAATAGCAATCCTAAGTTACTTGAGAGGCGGGAACACTCCTTACACCAAAAAGCATGTAAGCAATGTTAGAACAGCCATTGGCAAAGAGAGCAATCAAAATGACATGATGCAGGTGCTCACATATTTCAGGAAGAGACAAGCTGAAGATCCACAGTTTTACTATGCGTTCAAAACAACTAAAGTCTCTGATGACGCAAGTAAAGTTTTGTGCATTTTCTGGGCTGACGGGTATTCTAGGAAAATGTACGAGCTGTACGGAGACTGCCTCAGCTTCGACACAACATTCAAGACAAACAGATACAACCTCCCATTTGCTCCCTTTGTTGGTGTCACAGGACATGGCCAGAACTATTTGTTTGCTTGCTCTATGATAGAGAATGAAACAGCTGACACCTTTCAATGGTTGTTTGAGACATTCTTGCATTGCATGGGTGGGAAATCTCCGTCCACAATCATAACAGACGAGGATGCTGGGATGAAGACAGCTATCCCTTTAGTTTTCCCGCATATCTGCCACAGGCGTTGTTTGTTTCATATTAAAAAGAAGGCTGAGGAAAAATGTACTAGGACTTTTGCAGCAAATAAGACACTGCATGATGATTTCAGTGACATCATTCACAACTCTCTGACGGTGGCTGAGTTTGAGCAATTGTGGACAGAGATGATCGAGAAATACAACATTGGGCATGTGAAGTATTTTCAAATCATGtggaagaaaaggaaaaggtttGTCCCTGTGTATTTCAAGACGGACTTCTTCCCCTTCATTCACTCTACTGCGCGTAGTGAAGGCACCAATGCCATTTTCAAGGACAACATCACGTCAACTCACAATGTGATCAGCTTCCTCCAAGAGTACCAGAAGATTTCAGAGACCATACAAGATAAGGAGAGGCAGCAAGACTCTATCACAAGAACAACTTCGCCGACATTCTGGGTACGAAGTGAGCTTGAGATACAAGCTGCAAAAATGTACAACAGAAATATATTTTACAGATTCCAAAAACAGATAAAGTTTGTTCTGAATTTGCATGTTGAAGAGGTTGAGAGAAATGTGAAGTATGAAGTCTACAAGACACCAATGCTAGCTGAAAAGGATTTCAGAACGCGAAGATTTGTTGTGATTGTCAACTTGCAGCAACAGTTGTTCAGTTGTATCTGTGGGAAATTTCAGAAAGATGGCATTGTGTGTTGCCATGTCTTGAGGGTCCTTTCTCATCTCAACATGTCTGTGCTGCCAGAAAAATATTACATAGACAGGTGGAGGCCAAAAAATACAAAGGACATACGGGACAtccgtttcaatgttcctttggaACTAACTGCTGGAAGTCAACACTTAAGGTATACCCTGCTATCCAACAGGCTCAATGAGATGGCCTCGGACGGTGCATCAACAAACAGAAAATATCTGTATGTTGTAGCAGAATGTGAAAGGGTGCAACAAAGGTTGGATGAGATGACTAAAGAGGATGAACTTGCAGAAGCGCAACAAGCAAATGTTGACAAGGACACAACAGAGACTGATGCAGCACCGCATCCTGATGGCTATGGAGACAAACTTCAAGATCCTGATGTTGCAGTGTCAAAAGGGCGTCCACAAAAAGGACGTTACAAAACTTTCATGGAAAGTTTAGCATCTAAACAGAAAGTCACATGCAGTCGGTGTGGGAAGCCTGATCATTATAAAAGTTCTTGTACTGCAAGTACTGAAGATGTCAATTTGGCTCAGAGAGAGAAAGTCAGTCGCAAACAAACCTCAG CCTCATCTGGGACATCTACGGGCAAGCAACCAGCTGGTGCAAACCCGAGGAGGAAggcaagaaaagaaaaatga